A single Halarcobacter anaerophilus DNA region contains:
- a CDS encoding polyprenyl synthetase family protein, which produces MLYLLKSFEDYLLGNLPVSKSFHPYFEEALGDMLKAGGKRFRPMLLLSVVKAKKPLLIENSFPVALGLEMLHTYSLIHDDLPAMDNADLRRGFETLHKKYDEVTAILVGDALNTQSFNLIANASLHNDIKVDLVKTLSLNGGIDGMIIGQAIDCFFENQKLELGQLEFLHIHKTAKLIAASLKMGAIISEYSKEIQEKLFKFGIDIGLLFQIQDDIIDETKSEEEAGKTTQNDSSKNSFVNLLGLEGALKSADELASNCEKELNSFSNDLKKSLNSLLLEYLYRHKN; this is translated from the coding sequence ATGCTATATCTTTTAAAATCTTTTGAAGATTATCTTTTAGGTAATCTTCCTGTTTCAAAATCTTTTCATCCATATTTTGAAGAGGCTTTAGGTGATATGTTAAAAGCCGGAGGGAAAAGGTTTAGACCCATGCTTTTACTTTCCGTAGTAAAAGCAAAAAAACCTCTTTTAATAGAAAACTCATTCCCTGTTGCATTGGGATTAGAGATGCTTCATACTTATTCTCTTATTCATGATGATCTTCCTGCTATGGATAATGCAGATTTAAGAAGAGGATTTGAAACTCTACATAAGAAATATGATGAAGTAACGGCAATTTTGGTTGGAGATGCTTTAAATACACAAAGTTTTAATTTAATAGCAAATGCTTCTTTGCACAATGATATAAAAGTAGACTTGGTAAAAACATTAAGTTTAAACGGCGGAATTGACGGAATGATTATAGGACAAGCAATTGATTGTTTTTTTGAAAACCAAAAATTAGAGCTTGGACAATTGGAATTTTTACATATTCATAAAACGGCAAAACTAATTGCGGCAAGTCTTAAAATGGGTGCAATAATAAGCGAATACAGTAAAGAGATTCAAGAAAAGCTTTTTAAATTTGGAATTGATATAGGCTTGTTGTTCCAAATTCAAGATGACATTATAGATGAAACAAAAAGTGAAGAAGAAGCAGGGAAAACAACACAAAATGATTCTTCTAAAAACTCTTTTGTAAATCTTCTTGGACTAGAAGGTGCACTTAAAAGTGCAGATGAGTTAGCAAGTAACTGCGAAAAAGAGCTTAACAGTTTTAGCAATGATTTAAAAAAATCACTAAATAGTCTGCTTTTAGAATATTTATATAGACACAAAAATTAA
- a CDS encoding YbaB/EbfC family nucleoid-associated protein, which translates to MFDGIDLSKINLNEVMGQVQEMADKAKEENASKIFTAKSGGGMVEISINGNSEVVDLQIDDSLMEDKDSLQILLISAMNDVIKQADENKKMIAMNMMGGLGSFGQK; encoded by the coding sequence ATGTTTGATGGTATTGATTTAAGTAAAATCAACTTAAATGAAGTTATGGGTCAAGTTCAAGAGATGGCAGATAAAGCAAAAGAGGAAAATGCCTCTAAAATATTTACTGCAAAATCGGGTGGAGGAATGGTTGAGATATCAATCAATGGAAACTCTGAAGTAGTCGATTTACAAATTGACGACTCTTTAATGGAAGATAAAGACTCTCTTCAAATATTATTAATTTCTGCAATGAATGATGTTATAAAACAAGCAGATGAAAATAAAAAAATGATTGCCATGAATATGATGGGCGGTCTTGGCTCTTTCGGTCAAAAATAG
- the panD gene encoding aspartate 1-decarboxylase, with translation MTFDMLYSKIHRATVTDANLNYVGSITIDEELMKASKLRVGQKVEIVNINNGERFATYVIKGKAGNRDMCLNGAAARKVEIGDKIIVISYASYTEDELKSYSPTIVIVDEKNDIQSITNELVGSDHV, from the coding sequence ATGACATTTGATATGCTTTATAGTAAAATTCATAGAGCAACCGTAACAGATGCAAATCTTAATTATGTAGGTTCAATTACGATTGATGAGGAGCTTATGAAAGCTTCAAAATTAAGAGTTGGACAAAAAGTAGAAATAGTAAATATAAACAACGGTGAAAGATTTGCAACTTACGTAATAAAAGGAAAAGCAGGCAATAGAGATATGTGCCTAAACGGTGCAGCTGCTAGAAAAGTTGAAATAGGTGATAAAATTATCGTTATCTCTTATGCTTCATACACAGAAGATGAATTAAAGAGTTATTCACCGACGATTGTAATTGTTGATGAAAAAAACGATATACAATCAATTACAAATGAACTTGTAGGAAGTGATCATGTTTGA
- the groES gene encoding co-chaperone GroES, translating to MNFKPLGKRVLVKRTEVEEKTASGIILVDSAKEKPNTAIVKAVGSEVTELKEGDTIVFEQYRGTEFTLEGEDYLVLDIENIIGVM from the coding sequence ATGAATTTTAAACCATTAGGTAAAAGAGTTCTTGTAAAAAGAACAGAAGTTGAAGAAAAAACTGCAAGTGGAATTATCCTTGTAGATTCTGCAAAAGAGAAACCAAACACTGCAATAGTAAAGGCAGTAGGTTCTGAAGTAACAGAATTAAAAGAGGGTGACACTATTGTTTTCGAACAATATAGAGGAACAGAGTTTACTTTAGAAGGTGAAGATTATTTAGTGCTTGATATTGAAAATATTATAGGAGTTATGTAA
- a CDS encoding (2Fe-2S) ferredoxin domain-containing protein codes for MEMPAIPQPTFYIFKCEQSAPPGMPKPSCVTEQSRDLFNYLAQTMMQKGLMGPVQAIRTSCLGRCQMGPVMLVEPGHHMYCQLSKEKIDKIIEEHIIGGTPVQEYLIPEQFWGAPISLS; via the coding sequence ATGGAAATGCCAGCAATTCCGCAACCGACTTTTTATATCTTTAAATGTGAACAAAGTGCACCTCCTGGTATGCCCAAACCCTCATGTGTAACAGAACAAAGTAGAGATTTATTTAACTATTTAGCACAAACAATGATGCAAAAAGGTCTTATGGGACCGGTTCAAGCAATTAGAACTTCATGTCTTGGACGCTGTCAAATGGGTCCAGTTATGCTTGTAGAACCGGGGCATCATATGTATTGTCAGTTATCTAAGGAAAAAATTGATAAAATTATTGAAGAACATATAATAGGTGGTACTCCTGTTCAAGAGTATTTGATTCCTGAACAATTTTGGGGAGCACCAATTAGTTTATCTTAA